The Hymenobacter chitinivorans DSM 11115 genome window below encodes:
- a CDS encoding sterol desaturase family protein yields the protein MNSASSISAPEVAPSPVKTPDQIKPKHKGSAQLFKNPVLERLTHTHIALPVSIFLLTAAGSLYYGLTHGFINGLSAFGLFLLGWFMFTYVEYAMHRYLYHIPATTPKRAKFQYTMHGVHHEYPKDKTRLAMPPIITVFVASLLFFIFRFTFGSYAFGILAGFTFGYALYLFVHYAIHAYAPPKNFLKVWWTHHAQHHYRQDEIAFGVSSTLWDHIIGTMPSKKSSTAE from the coding sequence ATGAATTCCGCTTCTTCCATCTCAGCCCCCGAAGTAGCCCCTTCCCCGGTAAAAACGCCTGACCAGATCAAACCCAAGCACAAGGGTTCGGCTCAGCTGTTCAAAAACCCGGTGCTGGAGCGCCTGACCCACACCCACATTGCCCTGCCGGTATCCATCTTTCTGCTGACGGCGGCGGGCAGCCTGTACTACGGCCTGACCCACGGCTTCATCAACGGGCTGTCGGCCTTCGGGCTGTTTTTGCTGGGCTGGTTCATGTTTACCTACGTGGAGTATGCCATGCACCGCTACCTCTACCACATTCCGGCCACCACGCCGAAGCGGGCCAAGTTTCAGTACACCATGCACGGGGTGCACCACGAGTATCCCAAGGACAAGACCCGCCTGGCCATGCCGCCCATCATTACGGTGTTCGTGGCTTCGCTGCTGTTCTTTATTTTCCGCTTCACCTTCGGCAGCTACGCCTTTGGCATTCTGGCCGGCTTCACCTTCGGCTACGCGCTGTATCTGTTTGTGCACTACGCCATTCACGCCTACGCGCCCCCGAAGAACTTCCTGAAAGTGTGGTGGACCCACCACGCCCAGCACCACTACCGGCAGGACGAAATTGCCTTCGGCGTGTCGTCCACGCTCTGGGACCATATCATCGGGACCATGCCCAGCAAAAAATCCAGCACGGCCGAATAA
- a CDS encoding beta-1,3-glucanase family protein gives MKTRTRTAWRSLLVLLSTLLFSATSWAQGSIPFTIANNSPFPDTDLYVAIVGIDPAGNHVWINAANSQVLPMSSSYNTVTGPTYNGNTGPGANSKYAACFTRLSSIPNKTFTLPYIAGCRVFISRGQQLYLYFFGASGAPSGYAAPNAQNPNDPNRGIMYEFIELTNNQYGFFGNTTRVDAFRYPMGLELFGNGYQKRTGELKSAADIVAAYKANVPTEFQGTVNSTTGEITFPSKTPAFQDGSNGTVAGPYGQYFKSYIDAIWNKYKTTDLIFYAGNAGVFKGRVDANDRLVVVGQNGAFAGRTGIINGRPTTQMAFEGKGLLDNRVSDGDCDLVVQAQMTAAINRHVVDVTTATPGQQNWYDASKYYQAGPANYYARFWHLPGISVDNLSYGFAYDDVNDQSATLQTAQPTKVIATFGGFAGSTPPPVSGVATVYKDCNYTGTAVNLPAGDYTLSALQSRGILNDDISSLKVNTGYEVVLYENDNFAGAALTVGSAGNGCLVNNPLGTGNWNDKATSVRVRTATSSTFSVTLQAEAANVNNGMTVETTTDAGGGQNMGYVDAGDYLVWNGINFPTTGTYTIEYRVASGASGGTISSDLNAGAIQFGNSAIPATGGWQTWTTVSKTVTINAGTYNFGIYAQTGGWNINWVRITKAGAARPALATSAQSNSEALQLYPNPAADKLYLNSDTPLAGSQYRILDISGRTMSSGALESNTVEVAKLSAGIYTLLVITPDQQQILRRFVKSK, from the coding sequence ATGAAAACCCGTACGCGTACCGCCTGGCGAAGCCTGTTGGTTTTGCTGAGCACCCTGCTCTTTTCGGCCACCAGCTGGGCCCAGGGCAGCATTCCGTTTACCATTGCCAACAACTCTCCCTTCCCCGACACCGACCTCTACGTGGCCATCGTCGGCATCGACCCGGCCGGCAACCACGTCTGGATCAACGCGGCCAACAGCCAGGTGCTGCCCATGTCCTCGTCGTATAACACCGTGACCGGGCCGACCTACAACGGCAACACCGGCCCGGGCGCCAACTCCAAGTACGCGGCCTGCTTTACGCGGCTGAGCAGCATCCCGAACAAGACCTTTACCCTGCCCTACATTGCCGGCTGCCGGGTGTTCATTTCCCGGGGCCAGCAGCTTTACCTCTACTTCTTCGGCGCTTCGGGGGCACCCTCGGGCTACGCGGCCCCGAACGCCCAGAACCCGAACGACCCGAACCGGGGCATCATGTACGAGTTCATCGAGCTGACCAACAACCAGTACGGCTTCTTTGGCAACACCACCCGCGTCGACGCCTTCCGCTACCCCATGGGCCTGGAATTGTTCGGCAACGGCTACCAGAAGCGCACGGGTGAGCTGAAATCCGCCGCCGACATCGTGGCCGCCTATAAGGCCAACGTGCCGACCGAGTTTCAGGGCACGGTGAACAGCACGACCGGCGAAATCACCTTCCCCTCCAAGACGCCGGCTTTCCAGGACGGCTCCAACGGCACCGTAGCCGGCCCCTACGGCCAGTACTTCAAGAGCTACATCGACGCCATCTGGAACAAGTATAAGACCACGGACCTGATTTTCTACGCCGGCAACGCGGGCGTATTCAAAGGCCGCGTCGATGCCAACGACCGGCTAGTCGTGGTAGGGCAGAATGGCGCTTTTGCCGGCCGCACGGGCATCATCAACGGCCGCCCTACTACGCAGATGGCCTTCGAAGGCAAAGGCTTGCTCGACAACCGGGTAAGCGACGGTGACTGTGACTTAGTAGTACAAGCCCAGATGACGGCCGCCATCAACCGCCACGTGGTGGACGTAACCACCGCCACGCCCGGGCAGCAGAACTGGTACGACGCCTCGAAGTACTACCAAGCAGGCCCAGCCAACTACTACGCCCGCTTCTGGCACCTGCCCGGTATCAGCGTGGATAACCTCAGCTACGGCTTTGCCTACGACGACGTGAATGACCAGTCGGCCACGCTGCAAACGGCCCAGCCCACCAAGGTTATTGCCACTTTCGGCGGCTTTGCCGGCTCCACGCCGCCTCCGGTTTCGGGCGTGGCCACCGTCTACAAGGACTGTAACTACACCGGCACGGCCGTGAACCTGCCCGCCGGCGACTACACCCTCTCGGCCCTGCAAAGCCGCGGCATCCTGAACGACGATATTTCCTCGCTCAAGGTGAATACCGGCTACGAAGTGGTGCTGTATGAAAATGACAACTTCGCCGGAGCGGCCCTCACGGTGGGCAGCGCCGGCAACGGCTGCCTGGTGAATAACCCGCTGGGCACCGGCAACTGGAACGACAAGGCCACTTCCGTGCGGGTGCGCACCGCCACCAGCTCCACGTTCAGCGTGACGCTGCAGGCCGAAGCCGCCAACGTGAACAACGGCATGACCGTGGAAACCACCACCGATGCGGGCGGCGGGCAGAACATGGGCTACGTGGACGCCGGTGACTACCTGGTTTGGAACGGCATCAACTTCCCCACCACCGGCACCTACACCATCGAGTACCGGGTGGCCAGCGGGGCCAGCGGCGGCACGATTTCGTCGGACCTCAACGCCGGCGCCATTCAGTTCGGCAACTCGGCCATCCCGGCCACCGGTGGCTGGCAGACCTGGACCACGGTGTCGAAAACGGTGACCATCAACGCAGGCACTTATAACTTCGGCATCTACGCCCAGACCGGCGGCTGGAACATTAACTGGGTCCGCATCACCAAAGCTGGGGCCGCGCGCCCGGCCCTGGCTACTTCGGCCCAGAGCAACTCCGAGGCGCTCCAGCTTTACCCCAACCCGGCGGCCGACAAGCTCTACCTGAACTCGGATACGCCGCTGGCTGGCAGTCAGTACCGGATTCTGGACATCAGCGGCCGGACCATGAGTAGCGGGGCTCTGGAGAGCAACACGGTGGAAGTAGCCAAACTGTCCGCTGGTATCTATACTCTGCTGGTAATTACGCCCGACCAGCAGCAGATTCTGCGCCGCTTTGTAAAAAGCAAATAG